In Plasmodium gaboni strain SY75 chromosome 14, whole genome shotgun sequence, one genomic interval encodes:
- a CDS encoding hypothetical protein (conserved Plasmodium protein, unknown function), translating into MDIDILEEKIKSLEEELKKFEKEEACKIEKIEKDIDLLDKSVKDLRKKKVNKLSLSVNKCFEKKFNENKNSRKKKKKFLKGIKKDILLELKLWQNEKKKCNSTFLNNTYQIKNMFEEITNEIKHTFLSLNTKRQYLFKYIFDKIANFKNNAILYYNKYITIQTEIDSLFESINNNTITDIYILNQNSLLFQKELVNMFQRFYYQIENSIME; encoded by the coding sequence ATGGACATAGATATCCTTgaggaaaaaataaaaagtctggaagaagaattaaaaaagttCGAAAAAGAAGAAGCATGTAAAATTGAAAAGATAGAAAAGGACATTGATTTATTAGATAAAAGTGTAAAAgatttaagaaaaaaaaaagtaaacAAATTATCACTGAGTGTTAACAAATGTTTTGAAAAGAAatttaatgaaaataaaaattccagaaaaaaaaaaaaaaaatttctaAAAGGcataaaaaaagatatattacttgaattaaaattatggcaaaatgaaaagaaaaaatgtaacagtacttttttaaataatacttatcaaataaaaaacatgTTTGAAGAAATAACAAATGAAATAAAACATACATTCTTATCCTTAAATACAAAAAGacaatatttatttaaatatatatttgataaaataGCAAACTTTAAAAACAATGctattttatattataataaatatataactatACAAACAGAAATTGATTCTTTATTTGAGTccataaataataatacaataactgatatttatatattaaatcaAAATTCTTTACTATTCCAAAAAGAATTGGTAAATATGTTTCAACGTTTTTATTACCAAATAGAAAACTCTATAATGgaatag
- a CDS encoding putative membrane protein (conserved Plasmodium membrane protein, unknown function) codes for MKNYNSNSNRNKYKGENNNYNNHYNSFNYYNNYNNNNNNLSSYYKKKNKYGKNAYENDYMKTKDKPKNIEENVYKKYGNYKKEDNHLKTLNDKDNNILEDVDKINNITFGYTANSESDFNYLMNNNLIENEKKLFKMSTLEKNNLNCSEFLKSQENKLIDENINLMKNKGEKEKLNINDKNISYMKNVKNIKDVPNLKNERYIKYDEQNEDLFVNNNNNNNNNNNNNKNNNNNNNNINNRTIDKNDTNNKESDDLFCFNKRMSNLTNLINKDLFFSNENEDMNVKLQVNSNDQLYDEEDNENYQESSLNGEPFNFTITENINNISNRSKKNYVNIVKETFEEKEEILYNNNNMMLYEQIREKQQNHEYKKLDASDVSKSYLLNNFQQTHNYPFDAKDKKYENYGNLENFPNDEYMNILNVQHLNSNNNKWEREKEILYEESESSHEKFINNDNIQMNDYHFNNNNSDNNNNISINDLSEYINAMSGNNVNKLNYLNNISNCYNNINDIYDMSNIMNNMDNMKDMNNRDNMKNMNNINNMNNINNINNMNNMNNMGNFKDIDNIKNINICNLSSLSNIKNLREMLNSCYMNDMNEDDDYVDKSNKIASLANECKLNKNEMDNDFILNMDERNGFNNISENYNINDEKYNDLISLLNKYKGEEYKDMDDLFNDDTIMNKEKTKINELIYNNNNNNNDTFVSKNDSFVNMRNNNTVSQMNHHNKNELKFDDYILRGKLDEGDFYLNNNLKSIGKEKKNMEKEKRQEDEDDEEDEEEEDVFVINENGDLNLNKSADLNVLNMLNEYYLNDKSREFMLIENNKDIISELRSKEEKNEYHNMGEMDDKNDDMNNINNINNNNNINNMNNIYNNINNVQLNVRNNYYNAPPSEENKEEIYYKNKIMQNYINIDGNKNNINDNNMSNNNNNNINSMNHLNNRHNIMNDMNNKNKLSTNFANHNHLINMNRQNRSYENNVVGNKKNMNLSMNIMNDNVNKNVSRGYLEKYDQKNYYYKNYERTKNKNNNINHMNNKGNCQNYIKMEYDKSNSYNNNNNNFNVLINNNNNYFHMNTIEFNNSREYKMSDENFIMRLKRSNMLKFTNFLKTNYKDSNIIDLNEPLYNYYRFINKINANIKQNNYLIKYKNIMNKSDKDKLLRIQLSYMIINPSIQKNSGKWNFKNEDKDKEINTIMNSDHSDNNEEKHLNNKEYNNYNKKVDGNDDNNDNDDHNNNNDDNNDNIDGRNINEDEDQGLKNLKKYENIMQLFKEGNIFDNLENKECSPILENNNINTLQYEQDFNNIYYCNPLDYNKNMAMNQNHYLDMNINKLLSFSKLKDEKNNQNDIIKKKDTIVSNELYGNNILNKDMNNYSNILKNEQVGDKENLLQIQKSEKSILQYKNNNEEEVHLKKDNNVNKLVIEKKKNQDLCKYDNMNKLGKFVFATVHEPRNLISLVKNKDVDDHNVIIEKVRKLIESEIYEDEKNHIVNNNGGSIKKKKDDIINIYNDINNVDKKSNDYLFKDLRNDGKDENHKNISLTCKNKYNNIIIKKMLENLWDIYIDIKNLYKDIDKCPYTHIETINKYNEEIKKKKNNMFQFIFLNKISDNTITPSIKSLVDNNHIFLKKENISNLDIIINKYIYLYVTEKLKCDMEKHLSSECYFPNMDCLIKSLNFIKWKEMKDHMNVNKNVSTHSNVNIDINSLNKNNDDLSIGVNDTNYILSNDNLEKDQENQKKKEKKKINTSNEENNGDVKNDICNLFLYNFPYQDNIKELNTYNIFGKTILYNNKYNYFNFDKYNNYDIFLPVPKEEKKKKGFLFFKGGNNNNKISTNTKDNDDDDDYSNKNDDDNNNIKVHNHIDILDIDKDKMNEELIRIKCCYYLFVHSLLRYKGASIYRKIFKIIKKKKRRTLIYTFFTNFFLLYYILYHADQCFDNKLEYEEFLKLQLLHINSNINTIHKLLKNEKEQNKVIKYQTNNSNNENNQSLFNIRYKLYSTNIYTSLYIYLIDISLSYLFTPNMGINYMQDILSLFLFYNYICLYMTKILLYKSGGALITILLVKIIPYVKEFDRNLIICFLYSVLHSIFYIMCNIFLYNLEKEKKIFQGSEVDLYVKVLSSLTNEIEFYKIIYKSVCSYSHQDTFYEEEIMAMLRDLSKDDIVKVIMSHLQK; via the exons ATGAAGAATTATAATTCAAATAGTAATAGGAATAAATACAAAGgagaaaataataattataataatcattataacagttttaattattataataattataataataataataataatttatcatcttactataaaaagaaaaataaatatggaaaaaacGCTTACGAAAATGATTATATGAAAACAAAGGATAAaccaaaaaatatagaagaaaatgtttataaaaaatatggtaattataaaaaagaagataatcatttaaaaacattaaatgataaagaCAATAATATTCTTGAAGATGTagataaaattaataatataacattCGGTTATACGGCTAATTCAGAAAGTGATTTTAATTATTTgatgaataataatttaattgaaaatgaaaaaaaattattcaaaatgagcactttagaaaaaaacaaCCTGAATTGTTCAGAATTCTTGAAATCacaagaaaataaattaattgatgaaaatataaatttaatgaaaaataaaggagaaaaggaaaaattaaatattaatgataaaaatatatcctatatgaaaaatgtaaaaaatattaaagatgtgcctaatttaaaaaatgaaaggtatattaaatatgaCGAGCAAAATGAGGatttatttgtaaataataataataataacaataataataacaataataataaaaataataacaataataacaataatatcaataatCGTACCATCGATAAAAATGATACGAATAATAAAGAAAGCGATGAtttgttttgttttaataaGAGGATGTCTAACTTAActaatttaataaataaagatcTTTTTTTCTCAAATGAAAACGAAGATATGAATGTTAAATTACAAGTTAATTCAAACGATCAATTAtatgatgaagaagataATGAGAATTATCAAGAATCTTCTTTAAATGGTGAACCATTTAATTTTACGATTActgaaaatataaataatataagtaatagaagtaaaaaaaattatgtaaatatagTTAAAGAAACTtttgaagaaaaagaagaaattctatacaataataataatatgatgttatatgaacaaataagagaaaaacaacaaaatcatgaatataaaaaattagatGCATCAGATGTTAGTAAAtcttatttattaaataattttcaaCAAACACATAATTATCCATTTGATGCAAAggataaaaaatatgaaaacTATGGAAATCTGGAGAATTTTCCAAATGAtgaatatatgaatattttaaatgtGCAACATTtaaattcaaataataataaatggGAACGAGAAAAAGAGATTTTATATGAAGAAAGTGAATCCTCGCAtgaaaaatttataaataatgacAATATACAAATGAACGATTATCACTtcaacaacaataatagtgacaataataataatatatctataaatGATTTGAgtgaatatattaatgcCATGAGTGGTAATAATGTTaacaaattaaattatctaaataatatttcaaactgttataataacataaatgatatatatgatatgtcgaatataatgaataatatggataACATGAAGGATATGAACAATAGggataatatgaaaaatatgaataatataaacaatatgaataatataaacaatataaacaatatgaataatatgaataatatgggaaattttaaagatattgataatataaaaaatatcaatATATGCAATCTTAGCAGCTtaagtaatataaaaaatttgaGAGAAATGTTAAACTCTTGTTATATGAACGACATGAATGAAGACGATGATTATGTAGACAAAAGTAACAAAATAGCTAGTCTTGCTAATGAATGTAAATTAAACAAAAACGAAATGGATaatgattttattttaaatatggATGAAAGAAATGgatttaataatatatcagaaaattataacataaatgatgaaaaatataatgatcTAATAAgtttattaaataaatataaaggagaagaatataaagatatggatgatttatttaatgatgatactattatgaataaagaaaaaacaaaaataaatgaattaatatataacaataataataataataatgatacCTTTGTTAGTAAGAATGATTCTTTTGTTAATATgagaaataataatacgGTATCTCAAATGAACCATCATAATAAGaatgaattaaaatttgatgattatatattaagGGGTAAATTAGACGAAGGagatttttatttaaataataatcttAAAAGCATTggaaaagaaaagaaaaatatggaaaagGAGAAGAGACAAGAAgatgaagatgatgaagaagatgaagaagaagaagatgTTTTTGTGATAAATGAAAATGGAGATTTGAATTTAAACAAATCAGCAGATTTGaatgtattaaatatgttaaatgaatattatttaaatgataaatcACGAGAATTTATGTtaattgaaaataataaagatattatatCAGAGTTAAGAAGCAAGgaggaaaaaaatgaatatcACAATATGGGGGAAATggatgataaaaatgatgatatgaataatattaataatataaataataataataatattaataatatgaataatatatataataatataaataatgttCAATTAAATGTACgaaataattattataatgcTCCTCCTTcagaagaaaataaagaggaaatatattacaaaaataaaataatgcaaaattatattaatatagatggtaataagaataatataaatgataacaatatgagcaataataacaataataatattaatagtatgaaccatttaaataatagacataatattatgaacgatatgaataataagaataagCTGTCAACAAATTTTGCAAACCATAATCAtctaataaatatgaatcGTCAGAATAGGAgttatgaaaataatgttgtaggaaataaaaagaatatgaaTTTATCAATGAATATTATGAATGATAATGTCAATAAAAATGTATCTAGAGGAtatttagaaaaatatgatcaaaaaaattattattataaaaattatgaaaggacaaaaaataaaaataataacatcaatcatatgaataataaagGTAATTGTCAAAACTATATAAAGATGGAATATGATAAATCCAAtagttataataataataacaacaatTTTAATGTacttataaataataataataattactTTCATATGAACACTATagaatttaataattcGAGAGAATACAAAATGTCAGATGAAAATTTTATCATGAGATTAAAAAGAAGTAATATGCTAAAATTTACcaattttttaaaaacaaattataaaGATTCGAATATTATTGATTTGAATGAAcctttatataattattatcgttttataaataaaataaatgcaaatattaaacaaaataattatctcataaaatataaaaatattatgaacaaaagtgataaagataaattattaaGAATTCAATTATCCTACATGATCATAAATCCATCCatacaaaaaaatagtGGGAAATGgaattttaaaaatgaagataaggataaagaaataaatacTATAATGAATAGTGACCATTctgataataatgaagagaagcatttaaataataaagaatataataattataataaaaaggtTGATGGTAATGATGacaataatgataatgatgatcataataataataatgatgacaataatgataatattgatGGTCGTAATATTAATGAGGATGAAGATCAGGGGTTGAAAAatcttaaaaaatatgaaaatatcATGCAACTTTTTAAAGaaggaaatatatttgataatttagaaaataaagaatgCTCTCCCatattagaaaataataatattaatacattACAATATGAACAAGACTTCAacaacatatattattgtaatccattagattataataaaaatatggCAATGAATCAAAACCATTATCTTGATAtgaatattaataaattattaagTTTTTCCAAATTAAAAGATGAAAAGAATAATCAAAATGacattataaaaaaaaaagacacAATTGTTAGTAATGAGCTATATGGTAATAACATCCTTAACAAAgatatgaataattattctaatattttaaaaaatgaacaagtaggagataaagaaaatttattaCAAATACAAAAGTCAGAAAAATCGATtttacaatataaaaataataatgaagaggaagttcatttaaaaaaggataataatgtaaataaattagtgatagaaaaaaaaaaaaatcaagatttatgtaaatatgataatatgaataaacTAGGAAAATTTGTTTTTGCTACAGTACATGAACCAAGAAATTTAATTAGCTtagtaaaaaataaagatgtAGATGATCATAATGTAATTATAGAAAAGGTTAGAAAATTAATAGAAAGTGAAATATAtgaagatgaaaaaaatcatattgtaaataataatggTGGTTcgataaaaaaaaaaaaggatgatattattaatatatataatgatataaataatgtcgataaaaaaagtaatgATTATTTGTTTAAAGACCTTAGGAATGATGGAAAAGATGaaaatcataaaaatatatctcTTACATGtaagaataaatataacaatattattataaaaaaaatgttagAAAATTTATGGgacatatatatagatattaaaaatttatataaagatatagATAAGTGTCCATATACACACATTGAAAccataaataaatataatgaagaaattaagaaaaagaaaaataatatgtttcaatttatatttttaaataaaattagTGATAATACAATAACACCTTCTATAAAATCATTAGTTgataataatcatatatttttaaaaaaagaaaatataagtaatttggatatcataataaataagtatatatatttatatgtaacagaaaaattaaaatgtgATATGGAGAAGCATTTATCAAGTGAGTGTTATTTTCCAAATATGGATTGTTTGATAAAAAgtttaaattttattaaatggAAAGAAATGAAAGATCATATGAATGTAAACAAAAATGTAAGTACACATTCAAATGtaaatatagatataaatagtttaaataaaaataatgatgattTATCTATCGGAGTGAATGatacaaattatattttatcaaatgataatttaGAAAAAGACCAAGAAAatcaaaagaaaaaagaaaaaaaaaaaataaatacatcaaatgaagaaaataatggagatgttaaaaatgatatatgtaatttatttttatataatttccCTTATCAAGacaatataaaagaattgaatacttataatatatttggtaagacaatattatataataataaatataattattttaattttgataaatataataattatgatatatttttaccGGTACctaaagaagaaaaaaagaagaaaggatttttattttttaaaggaggaaacaataataacaaGATAAGTACTAATACAAAagataatgatgatgatgatgattatagtaataaaaatgatgatgataataataatattaaagtACATAACcatattgatatattagatattgataaagataaaatGAATGAAGAATTAATACGTATAAAatgttgttattatttatttgtacATAGTTTACTAAGATATAAAGGTGCATctatatatagaaaaatatttaaaattataaaaaagaaaaaaagaagaacTCTAATATATACCTTTTTTACTAActtctttttattatattatatattatatcatgCTGATCAATGTTTTGATAACAAGTTAGAATATGAagaatttttaaaattacaactattacatattaattcaaatattaatactattcataaattattaaaaaatgaaaaagaacaaaataaagttataaaatatcaaacaaataattccaataatgaaaataatcAATCATTATTCAATATTagatataaattatatagtacaaatatatatacctcattatatatatatctaatCGATATTTCATTATCTTATTTGTTTACCCCAAATATGGGTATAAATTATATGCAGGATATTTTATCCTTATTCctattttataattatatatgtttatacATGACAAAAATTTTACTCTACAAG agTGGTGGTGCTTTAATAACCATATTGTTGGTAAAGATAATTCCATACGTCAAGGAATTTGAtag AAATTTGATAATCTGTTTTCTATATTCTGTATTACAtagtatattttatattatgtgtaatatatttttgtacAACTTGGAAAAAGAGAAGAAGATCTTCCAAGGATCAGAAGTGGACCTGTATGTAAAAGTCTTATCAAGTTTAACAAACGAGATTGagttttataaaattatttacaaGAGTGTATGTAGTTATTCTCATCAAGATACATTTtatgaagaagaaataatGGCAATGTTGAG GGATCTTAGTAAGGATGATATCGTAAAGGTGATCATGAGTCACTTACAGAAATGA
- a CDS encoding glutathione S-transferase, giving the protein MGDNIVLYYFDARGKAELIRLIFAYLGIEYTDKRFGVNGDAFVEFKNFKKEKDTPFEQVPILQIGDLILAQSQAIVRYLSKKYNICGENELNEFYADMIFCGVQDIHYKFNNTNLFKQNETTFLNEDLPKWSSYFEKLLKKNHTNNNHKYYFVGNNLTYADLAVFNLYDDIETKYPSSLKNFPLLKAHNEFISNLPNIKNYITNRKESVY; this is encoded by the exons atGGGAGATAATATAgtgttatattattttgatgCAAG GGGGAAAGCTGAATTGATAAGATTAATATTTGCATACCTTGGTATAGAATACACAGATAAAAGATTTGGAGTAAATGGAGATGCTTTTGttgaatttaaaaattttaaaaaagaaaaggatACTCCTTTTGAACAAGTACCCATATTACAAATTGGAGATTTAATATTAGCTCAAAGCCAAGCTATAGTTCGTtatttatcaaaaaaatataatatatgtggtgaaaatgaattaaatgaattttATGCAGATATGATATTCTGTGGTGTTCAGGATATTcattataaatttaataatacaaatttatttaaacaaaatgaaacaacttttttaaatgaGGATTTACCAAAATGGTCAAGTTATTTTGAAAAActcttaaaaaaaaatcatacaaataataatcataaatattattttgtagGTAATAATTTAACCTATGCTGATCTAGCtgtttttaatttatatgatgaTATTGAAACAAAATATCCAAGTAGCTTGAAAAATTTCCCTTTATTAAAAGCTCATAATGAATTTATAAGTAACTTGCCTAATatcaaaaattatattactAACAGAAAAGAAAGTGTATACTAA
- a CDS encoding putative thioredoxin-like protein, producing MMIKLIFFVLFQVYIICIKNVKSVHHKKFFTINHVNVPIKVHTNQHRKLGYIDLKRKNNDEKKRNPFDNNLSKQKCPLRKVTFKGLMKATGISLPILFGSLMLYNKIANDNSNLSAPEKVMGRYLYKHNSKLLMSNALDNERSQNIIYYIITNIFNNIRMFINFYLNIKKVKSKDILKEYTILFFHSYNVDRFLQSRNIKTYSERLKEMYKKINKSNNVNVIYIPLDNKLMFNIKHFSNMNNWYSVLFHDKEHILKLIKKYNIMNIPTMVLLDRNMNIINDNVNYLLLYDNQGFPYKHVNNFTYINHVYDKNNNKYNLKNFNSDYIFFYFNNSKDNKEDIQTLLNIKKKLAKKNIKMDIIFIRDIERKITQNENNQKNISDTSNQKDQEGISKNNNQLKVDEKDKNNLKTKDNQNNNNNRQDIDNNDTTHDNQNNNMPMEDYLDDVYYLGNLENNVIYKLLLYDIFDVTFKPVSILVNKKGNLLNKYINVSKKENEITSFILNNHKSLNEKVNEKNYLFKYNNITSMNNLNAFSPIFILFSDKIDLDLLKQYNELIEEYNKNRKGKKINFYFLPNQEKKYDPLKKLCSINNTTEMVILDLFNQKLYKENVNNINIIRKLENGKYIIDKEKFFNFVNKYYDEELYASTIELTKESP from the exons atgatgataaaattaatattttttgtacTTTTCCaagtttatataatttgtatCAAAAATGTGAAATCA gttcatcataaaaaattttttacCATAAATCATGTCAATGTACCCATAAAAGTGCATACCAACCAACATAgaaa ATTGGGTTATATAGAtttgaaaagaaaaaataatgacGAAAAGAAACGAAACCcatttgataataatttatctAAACAGAAATGTCCTTTGAGAAAAGTAACATTTAAAGGGTTAATGAAAGCTACTGGGATTTCTCTTCCTATTCTTTTTGGTAGTttaatgttatataataaaatagCAAATGATAATAGTAATTTAAGTGCACCTGAAAAAGTGATGGGaagatatttatataaacataatagTAAATTATTAATGAGTAATGCATTAGATAATGAAAGATCAcagaatattatatattatataataactaatatatttaacaATATAAGAAtgtttataaatttttatttgaatataaaaaaagtgaaatctaaagatattttaaaagaatatactatattattttttcattcatATAATGTAGATAGATTTTTACAATCACGAAATATCAAAACATATTCAGAAAGACTTAAAGAAATGTATAAgaaaattaataaaagtaataatgtgaatgttatatatataccattagataataaattaatgTTTAATATTAAACATTTTAGTAACATGAATAATTGGTATAGTGTTTTATTTCATGATAAagaacatatattaaaattaattaagaaatataatattatgaatatacCTACAATGGTTTTATTAGATCgtaatatgaatattataaatgataatgttaattatttattattatatgataatcAAGGTTTTCCATATAAACATGTTAATAActttacatatattaaccatgtttatgataaaaataataataaatataacttgaaaaattttaattcagattatattttcttctatttTAATAACAGTAAAGATAACAAAGAAGATATACAGacattattaaatattaaaaagaaattagccaaaaaaaatatcaaaatggatatcatttttatacGAGATATAGAAAGAAAAATCACacaaaatgaaaacaatcaaaaaaatatatcagACACATCAAACCAAAAAGATCAAGAAGGTATTAGCaagaataataatcaaTTGAAAGTTGATGAAAAGGATAAAAACAATCTAAAAACCAAAgataatcaaaataataataataatagacaagatatagataataatgataCAACACATGAcaatcaaaataataatatgcCTATGGAAGATTATCTAGATGATGTTTATTATCTAGGtaatttagaaaataatgttatatacaagttattattatatgatatattcGATGTTACTTTTAAACCTGTTAGTATCTtagtaaataaaaaaggaaatttattaaacaaatatattaatgttagtaaaaaagaaaatgaaataacctcttttattttaaataatcataaaagtttaaatgaaaaagtgaatgagaaaaattatttattcaaatacaataatattactagtatgaataatttaaatgCATTTTCACccatatttattttattcagTGATAAAATAGATCTAgatttattaaaacaatataatgaattaatcgaagaatataataaaaacagaaaaggaaaaaaaattaatttcTATTTCTTACCAAACcaggaaaaaaaatatgatcctttaaaaaaattatgttcAATTAATAATACAACAGAAATGGTTATATTAGATTTATTTAatcaaaaattatataaagaaaatgtaaataatattaatattataagaaaattagaaaatggaaaatatattattgataaagaaaaatttttcaactttgtaaataaatattatgatgaGGAATTATATGCTTCTACAATTGAATTAACAAAAGAATCAccataa